From the genome of Epinephelus moara isolate mb chromosome 10, YSFRI_EMoa_1.0, whole genome shotgun sequence, one region includes:
- the LOC126396214 gene encoding vitellogenin-1-like, with translation MRAVVLALTLAFVACQPHNFAPDFAAGKTYVYKYDTLLLGGLPEKGLARAGIKISSKVLISATAENTLMLKLVEPELFEYSGVYPKDPLVPATKLTTALAAQLLTPIKFEYANGVVGKMFAPEGISTMVLNVYRGILNVLQLNIKKTQNVYEMQEAGAQGVCKTLYAISEDEKAERILLTKTRDLNHCQEKVIKDMGLAYTEKCAKCQQDSKNLRGATSYNYVLKPVGHGILILEATVNELIQFSPFAEMNGAAQMETKQSLVFLEIQRAPIVPIQAEYLHRGSLKYEFSTELLQTPIQLIKITNVQAQIVEVLNHLVTHNVEKVHEDAPLKFLELIQLLRVAKFEDLEVIWSQFKTRPAYRHWILDAIPTIGTPAALKFIKEKYLADELTTAEAAQALIASVHMVTANTEAIKLIADLAAKNKIVENPVLREIVLLGYGTMISKYCAEMPICPVELIRPIQDMLAEAIAKDETQNIILFLKVLGNAGHPTSLKPITKTLPIHGTPAASLPMRVHADAIMALRNIAKKEPRMIQELALQLYMDKALHPELRMLACIVLFETRPPMGLVTTIANIVKTEQNLQVASFAYSHMKSLTKSTTAIHASVAAACKVAIKILSPRLDRLSLRFSKAIHADFYNNPLMLGAAASAFYINDAATILPRSIVAKTNAYLAGAAADILEVGVRTEGIQEVLLKNPALIDNVDRITKMKRVIKALSQWRALPTSTPLASVYIKFFGQEIAFANIDKVLIDQAIALATGPSAQTFGMNAIKTLLSGASFHFAKPLLATEVRRILPTAAGLPMELSLYTAAVAAATVQVKAVTTPTLPENFHLSHLLKTDMQLETEIKPSVAVNTFAVMGVNTAILQAAMLSRAKLNSILPAKIAARLDINEGHFKIEALPVSVPEHIAAVHVETVALARNIEDLAAAKVTPIITSKVLERISREVLTSKIISSSASSMSKSSEILDQDVAAPKAVQFDKKYCVKALAVGLNGCLKVATENAASIQDIALYKLAGKHSITLSLKPIEGEAVERLEIEIQVGPKAAQKLIKKINLSEEIIDDRPVLMKLKKILVPGQKNVTSSSSSSSSSSRASLSSSSSSSSSSRVSKSSSSSSRSSRLSSSRSLTKSSSASSIASLFSASSSSSRSSARQSKRVMYPNKFQRDHKKQALTSQAIAVSKSRSSASSFEAIYKQKKFLGNEVAPTFAIIVRAIKADKVLGYELAVYLDKLASRLQVILASLATNDNWKLCADGVLLSKHKVTAKIAWGAECKQYDTMITAETGLLGPSPAARLRVAWKELPSAIKRYAKKVYDSIPANMMPGLIKEKDENSNNQLSLTVVATSDKTLDFIWKTPTRTVYKMALHLPIPLPLEEIKGLTPFDDVADKAHYLLAKTAAAECSFVKDTLTTFNNKKYKNQMPLSCYQILAQDCTDELKFMVLLKKDHIEQNHINVKIADIDIDLYPKNTDVIVKVNGMEIPINNLPYQHPTAKIQIRPKGEGISVYAPSHGLHEVYFDKNSWMVKVVDWMKGQTCGLCGKADGEVRQEYRTPSGHVTKSAVSFAHSWVLPAETCRDTSECRMKLESVKLERQVNIHGQESKCFSVEPVLRCLPGCFPVKTTTVTVGFHCMPADTALPESLSNIHDSSVDLRETAEAHLACSCTAQCA, from the exons ATGAGAGCGGTTGTGCTTGCCCTGACTCTGGCCTTCGTGG CCTGTCAACCTCATAACTTTG CTCCTGATTTTGCTGCCGGTAAAACCTATGTGTACAAATATGACACTTTGCTCCTGGGTGGTCTGCCAGAGAAAGGTCTGGCTAGAGCCGGAATCAAAATCAGCAGCAAGGTTCTCATCAGCGCCACAGCCGAAAATACATTAATGCTGAAG CTCGTGGAACCTGAGCTCTTTGAGTACAGCGGTGTCTACCCCAAGGATCCTTTAGTCCCAGCAACCAAACTCACTACAGCCCTGGCAGCTCAGCTCCTGACTCCCATCAAGTTTGAGTATGCCAATGGTGTTGTTGGAAAAATGTTTGCACCTGAGGGGATCTCAACAATGGTGCTGAACGTCTACAGAGGTATTCTGAATGTGCTTCAGCTCAACATCAAGAAGACACAGAACGTCTATGAGATGCAGGAG GCTGGAGCTCAGGGTGTGTGCAAGACTCTCTATGCCATCAGTGAAGACGAAAAGGCTGAACGCATCCTTTTGACAAAGACCAGGGACCTGAACCACTGTCAGGAGAAGGTCATAAAGGATATGGGGTTGGCATACACTGAGAAATGTGCAAAGTGCCAGCAG GATTCAAAGAACCTGAGAGGAGCTACATCATACAACTACGTCTTGAAGCCAGTTGGTCATGGCATCCTGATCCTGGAGGCCACAGTCAATGAATTGATCCAGTTTTCACCTTTCGCTGAGATGAATGGAGCTGCCCAGATGGAGACAAA GCAATCCTTGGTCTTCCTTGAGATTCAGAGGGCCCCTATTGTACCCATCCAGGCTGAGTATCTTCATCGTGGGTCTCTCAAGTATGAGTTTTCCACTGAGCTTCTGCAGACACCCATTCAGCTCATCAAGATCACCAATGTCCAAGCCCAG ATTGTGGAGGTTCTGAATCATCTGGTTACCCATAATGTGGAGAAAGTCCATGAAGATGCCCCTCTGAAGTTTTTGGAACTCATTCAGCTCCTCCGTGTAGCCAAGTTTGAAGACCTGGAGGTTATCTGGAGCCAGTTCAAAACCAGACCTGCCTACAG ACACTGGATCTTGGATGCCATCCCCACCATTGGAACTCCTGCTGCTCTGAAGTTCATCAAGGAGAAATACCTGGCTGATGAGCTGACTACTGCCGAAGCTGCTCAGGCTTTGATTGCATCTGTTCACATGGTGACAGCAAACACTGAGGCCATCAAGCTGATTGCT GACCTGGCAGCCAAAAACAAGATAGTGGAAAACCCAGTTCTGCGTGAAATCGTTCTCCTTGGCTATGGTACCATGATTTCAAAATACTGTGCTGAGATGCCCATCTGCCCTGTTGAACTTATAAGG CCCATCCAGGACATGCTTGCAGAGGCCATTGCTAAAGATGAGACTCAGAACATCATCCTGTTCCTGAAGGTTTTGGGAAACGCTGGCCATCCAACTAGCCTTAAGCCCATCACAAAGACCTTGCCCATACATGGCACACCTGCTGCATCTCTGCCCATGAGAGTCCATGCTGATGCCATCATGGCTTTGAGAAACATTGCAAAGAAGGAGCCCAGAATG ATCCAGGAATTGGCTCTTCAGCTCTACATGGACAAGGCACTTCACCCAGAGCTTCGTATGCTTGCATGCATTGTGCTGTTTGAGACAAGACCTCCAATGGGTTTGGTGACAACTATTGCCAACATTGTGAAGACAGAGCAGAATCTGCAGGTTGCAAGCTTCGCTTACTCTCACATGAAATCCCTGACCAAGAGCACCACCGCTATCCATGCCTCAGT TGCTGCAGCTTGCAAAGTTGCAATCAAAATCTTGAGCCCAAGGCTGGACAGACTGAGCTTACGTTTCAGCAAAGCCATCCACGCTGACTTCTATAACA ATCCCTTGATGCTTGGGGCTGCTGCTAGCGCTTTCTACATCAATGATGCTGCCACCATTCTGCCGAGATCTATTGTGGCTAAGACCAATGCCTACcttgctggagctgctgctgatatCCTGGAG GTTGGAGTGAGAACTGAGGGAATCCAGGAGGTTCTTCTGAAAAACCCTGCACTCATTGACAATGTTGACAGGATCACCAAGATGAAGCGGGTCATTAAGGCT CTGTCTCAGTGGAGGGCTCTGCCAACCAGCACACCTCTGGCCTCCGTCTACATCAAATTCTTTGGACAAGAAATTGCCTTTGCCAACATTGACAAAGTCTTGATTGACCAGGCCATTGCG CTCGCCACTGGACCCTCTGCTCAGACATTTGGCATGAATGCCATCAAGACTCTGTTGTCTGGTGCTTCCTTCCACTTTGCTAAGCCCCTGCTGGCCACCGAAGTAAGGCGCATCCTGCCAACTGCCGCTGGTCTTCCAATGGAGCTCAGTCTGTacactgctgctgtggctgcCGCAACTGTTCAAG TCAAAGCCGTCACAACACCAACTCTGCCAGAAAACTTCCATCTTTCTCACCTGCTGAAGACAGACATGCAGCTTGAGACTGAGATCAAACCAAG TGTTGCTGTGAACACATTTGCTGTGATGGGGGTAAACACCGCCATACTCCAGGCTGCCATGCTATCAAGAGCTAAACTCAACTCCATTTTGCCCGCCAAAATCGCTGCAAGACTTGACATCAACGAGGGCCACTTTAAGATCGAAGCTCTGCCTGTTTCTGTGCCTGAACACATCGCAGCTGTGCA TGTTGAGACTGTTGCTTTGGCAAGAAATATTGAAGATCTTGCTGCTGCAAAAGTCACTCCCATCATCACCTCCAAAGTCTTGGAGCGCATCTCACGGGAAGTTCTCACATCTAAGATCATTTCATCTTCTGCGTCTAGTATG TCAAAATCATCAGAGATCCTTGACCAGGATGTTGCAGCTCCCAAGGCAGTTCAGTTCGACAAGAAGTACTGTGTTAAAGCTCTTGCTGTTGGACTGAATGGCTGTTTGAAGGTTGCCACTGAAAACGCTGCCTCTATCCAGGACATTGCCCTTTACAAACTGGCTGGAAAGCACTCTATTACTCTTTCCTTGAAACCAA TTGAAGGTGAGGCTGTTGAAAGACTGGAGATTGAGATTCAAGTTGGACCAAAGGCTGCACAGAAGCTCATTAAAAAGATCAATCTGAGTGAAGAAATCATTGATGACAGACCTGTCTTGATGAAGCTCAAGAAAATCCTGGTTCCTGGTCAGAAGAATGTCACCTCATCTTCCTCATCTAGCTCCAGCAGCTCTCGTGCAAGCCTTAGCTCCAGCTCCTCTTCCAGTTCATCATCCCGTGTCagcaagagcagcagcagcagtagcagaaGCAGCAGACTCAGCTCCTCTAGATCTTTGACCAAGTCCAGCTCTGCATCTAGCATTGCATCCCTCTTCAGCGCTAGCTCCAGTTCCTCTAGGTCCAGTGCTCGTCAATCAAAG CGGGTGATGTATCCCAACAAGTTCCAGAGGGACCACAAGAAGCAG GCTCTCACCTCTCAAGCCATTGCAGTTTCCAAGAGTAGAAGCAGTGCATCAAGCTTTGAGGCCATCTACAAACAG AAAAAATTCCTTGGTAATGAAGTCGCTCCTACCTTTGCCATCATCGTCCGTGCTATCAAAGCTGATAAGGTATTGGGATATGAACTGGCAGTATACCTGGACAAACTTGCTTCCAGACTTCAGGTTATTCTGGCTTCACTGGCTACCAATGACAATTGGAAGCTCTGTGCTGATGGAGTTCTTCTTAGCAAGCACAAAGTCACG GCTAAAATCGCCTGGGGAGCAGAATGCAAGCAGTATGACACCATGATCACAGCAGAGACTGGCCTTCTTGGTCCAAGCCCCGCAGCTCGCCTCAGAGTGGCCTGGAAGGAACTGCCTTCTGCAATCAAACGCTATGCAAAGAA GGTGTATGACTCCATTCCTGCTAACATGATGCCTGGCTTGATTAAAGAAAAGGATGAAAACAGCAACAATCAGCTCTCACTTACAGTGGTTGCAACATCTGACAAGACCCTTGACTTCATTTGGAAAACACCAACA CGTACAGTCTATAAGATGGCTTTGCATCTTCCCATCCCTCTGCCACTTGAGGAAATCAAAGGTCTCACCCCCTTCGATGACGTTGCTGATAAGGCCCATTACTTGCTTGCCAAGACTGCCGCAG CTGAATGTAGCTTTGTCAAAGACACACTGACCACATTCAACAACAAGAAATACAAGAACCAAATGCCACTGTCTTGCTACCAAATTCTGGCGCAGGATTGCACCGATGAGCTGAAATTCATGGTTCTGCTGAAGAAGGATCACATTGAACAGAACCACATCAATGTGAAAATTGCTGACAT TGATATTGACCTGTACCCCAAGAACACTGACGTGATTGTGAAGGTCAATGGAATGGAAATACCCATCAACAACCTGCCATACCAGCATCCAACAG CTAAGATCCAGATCAGGCCAAAGGGTGAAGGCATTTCTGTGTACGCTCCTAGCCATGGTCTTCATGAAGTCTACTTTGACAAGAACTCATGGATG GTTAAAGTTGTGGACTGGATGAAGGGACAGACCTGTGGACTCTGTGGAAAGGCTGATGgggaagtgagacaggagtaCCGCACACCCAGTGGACACGTGACCAAGAGCGCAGTCAGCTTTGCTCATTCCTGGGTTCTGCCAGCAGAGACCTGCAGGGACACCAGTG AGTGCCGTATGAAACTTGAATCTGTGAAGCTGGAGAGGCAGGTTAACATCCATGGCCAGGAATCCAAATGCTTCTCTGTTGAGCCCGTGCTGCGCTGCCTGCCTGGCTGCTTCCCTGTGAAGACCACTACTGTCACTGTTGGCTTCCACTGCATGCCTGCTG ATACTGCTCTCCCCGAGAGTCTGAGCAACATCCATGACAGCAGCGTGGACCTGAGGGAAACAGCAGAAGCCCAcctagcctgcagctgcacagcTCAGTGTGCTTAA